Within the Alteromonas sp. M12 genome, the region CCTACGTTAAGACGACTTGTCTGTCCATCACCCCATTCAACTTCTATATGATGAGTTTGCCGATCAGTTACGATAACGGCTCTGCCGACAACACTATCTGATGTGACTGACAGATTCACAATCCTGTGTTTATTGCACTGCTTAGGTTTTAATTTAATTGCGGTTTGATTGAAAATATTGTTGGATACTAATTTATTTACGTCATCTGTAATCATAACTTTTCTGCTCCATGAATAAAAAGTAGTACGCACTTACGAAAATGAAAAAACCTCCTTGGTTTGAAGTAAGCCGACATCAGCATTGACTAAAGTTGCGTTTGCAATTTCTTGCAGCATTAAGTGTAGTCTAAGATAGGGAATAAATAGAGTTGGACGGCGCAACTTCCGCAAATAAGGTCAAAAAAACAATACAACGCTATCCCGTTGCAGAGAATACTCATAGCAGTTAGACTCAAGCTTCCTGCTACCATTTCAATTAATGAAAATTACCTATGAAAATCAAAGCGATATATTTTTTGTTTGGCATTTATTGCAGTGCTGCGGTAAGCGCACCGAGTACAAATACCATCGAGCCAAGCAAAGCCGAAGTTATTGACCGGTTTGCCGAACTTGCCCTCGAGTGTGTACATAAAGAATATCCTAATATCATCAAACATATGATGACCAATGATGAAGATGTAAAGACACCCAAGCGACTTTATCCGGCATTTTATGGTTGTTTTGATTGGCATTCCTCAGTACATGGGCACTGGTTACTGACCCGTATTGCTAGCCAATACCCAGACTCAACTCATTACCAAAGTATAATGGCAAGCCTGAATCAAAGTTTCACCCAACAAAATTTAGCAGCAGAGTTGGCGTATTTCAATCGTGCGGATACGGGCACCAGTTTTGAGCGCCCCTATGGACTTGCTTGGTTTTTGCAGCTAACCACCGAATTGCGTGAATGGGATAATCCAAAAGCCAAACACTGGTTAAATATATTAACTCCTCTAGAAAACAAAATAGTGGCCAACGTAAGCGATTGGTTGCCTAAGCTCTCATTTCCTATCCGTGTTGGCGAGCATAGCCAAACTGCATTTGCGTTCGGGCTCATGTTGGACTGGAGCGCGACGGCCAAAAATAATGAGTTTAGTGAGTTATTGAAGGCGAACATTACCCGTTTATACATCAATGATGTCAATTGTCCCCTAGCGTATGAACCATCAGGACAAGATTTTCTCTCCCCATGCATTGCTGAGGCAGACTTAATGCGACGGGTGTTACCCACTGAGCAATATGCAAAATGGTTATCGGCGTTTTTGCCCATCATCCCCAACAATGGCAATGCGAAATGGTTAGATGTAGCCACAGTGGTGGATAAAAGTGATGGCAAACTCGCTCACCTAGATGGTTTGAATTTAAGCAGAGCATGGATGTTAGAAGGTATAGCATCTGCTTTAAACGTTGATGATCCTCGCAGAGCGTCTATTCTAAATGCAGCAAAAGCCCATAAAAAATCAGGTATCGACTCAGTCATACACGACATGCATTACATGGGGAGTCACTGGCTAGGGAGTTTCGCGACTTACTTAGAAACCGAACGAGGAATACGTTAGAACAAGGCTTTCAATTTGTGAAAGCCTTAATCGTTAAGGTTAACTAACCGAACCAAAGCGTTGCTCTAAGTAACCAATAATATCGTTGCTTTCATACATCCAAGTATCTTTGCCGTCTTGTGAAATACGCAAACATGGCACTTTGGTTTTACCACCTTGTTGTTCAAGTTCAGTTCGAAATTCACTCCCTTTGCTGGCATTGCGCGTTTCAATAGGCAAATTCAAGCGATGCAATGCTCGGCGGGTTTTAATGCAAAAAGGACAAGCAAAAAACTGGTACAAAGCCATAGACTGAATTTCTTGCTCTACTTGTTGCTGAGCTTGCGCGCTGCGCTTTTGTTTTCGTGGTCGAGTGATGATGTCAACTAGGGCAATGATACAGCCCAGAAAATTGCGAACGAAATTGACTAAAAAAGACATAATATATTTACTACCCTTAAAAATGAGGCCGTATTATAAACCCATAACAACATAAATTCCGCTGTGAATTACGAACATTTTAATATTAGCTATGCTGTGATTTTTGGACGATAAATGAAGGTTAATAGCGGTTATGCTTGTTAGCTTTGTTAACAATACAAAGTTAAATTTCACGTCAGTTGGAATCTAAAAAAATAAATGTGGTCGGTTAGTATTCCGACCACATTTAGGCAATTTCAGAGAACCCATAACTCGCTGTTATGGGTTAGTTTGAGTCTGCTTAAAACTCAGGGGTTTGTGGTGCAGGCAAGTTAGTTTCTTGCAAACTACGAGCTTTAATATCGGCAATATCGCCACCGAAATCAAACAGACTCACATCGCCACGCTCTGCGGCCATTTTGGTACGTAAATCAGCTGTAGCCTGAACATTAATTGTCAGATCGTTATCGATTACAACGCCATATCCCAACGCACCTTCAATAGTGACTAGCGAACGCTTTATGTCATCTAACACTAACTGAGGTTCACGAAGAAGTGGGTCTCCCCAACCGCCGCCGCCCCATGTATTAAAGTAAAGGATATCGCCTTTTTTCACTTCAATACCTTCACATTTTGCTGGCAAAGTTTCTTCTGTACCATCAGCGCGATTTAGTAACTTAGTCGAGCGCATACCTGGCGCTCCACCATTTACACCCCAAGGGTAGGTTAACCAACGATCATCATGAATTGCAATTTGGCCATCATTTAGGAAACGATAACCCACTGATAATCCATTACCACCGCGATGCAGACCTACACCACCTGAATCAGGTATGGTTTCGTATGCTTCTACCCGCAATGGGAAATACGCTTCAATGAACTCATTCGGCACGTTGGTAAAGCCTGGCCATAAAGAATGACCGTCAGGGCCATCACCGGCAGGGCGTCCAGGAATACCACCAAAACCAATTTGAAACAGTTGGAACCACTCGCCTTTATCATCGTAACCAGAATAAAATAAATGGGGAGAATCTGAAAAGCCCGCCGCATTCATCGCTTCAGGTGCACCTTGTCCTAACAAGCCGCCCATGACATCAAAAATTCTGCCCAATGCATGGGTTCTGCCCGACAATGCTGCCGGATAATTAGGTTTCAACAAGCTACCTTGAGGAATACGCACATCCACAAGATCGTAGAAACCATCGTTGAACAATATTTGCGGATCCACTAAGTTAATGGTGAATGAGCCGAAAAACATTTTGAACATATCTTCATTGAGATAGAAGTTAATCGAACTTTTTGCTTGCGGATCAGTACCGTCAAAATCAAATATAGCCTTGTCACCTTCACGCCACATTTTACAACGAATTTTATATGGTCCTTTACCCACGCCGTCATCACATAAATAATCTTCAAACACACGAGGTTCTTCAGGTACCAACATATTAATGATGGCAGACATAGCAGTATGGTTACGCTCTAACATCACTTCCATAGTGGAATAAAACACGTCATCGCCAAAACGGTCGGCAATTTCAATCACTCGTTTTGATGCCGTGTTACAGGCAGCTACTAACGCGTTTAAATCAAATCGGTTCCATTGCGGGGTACGCACATTATGCAAAATAAGTTCAAGTATATCGGTTTGCAACACACCTTTTTTATACAGTTTTGTAGGTGGTATACGTATCCCTTCTTGGAAGATGGATTCGGCTTTAATTGGAATTGAACCCGGTACCATACCGCCGTTATCGGACATATGCCCAAACATGGCAGACCATGCTATGTGGCGTCCTTCACGGAAAATAGGCACAAGTACTAACCAATCAGGTAAGTGAGATACGGCAGCGTTACACATGTAAGGATCATTGGTGAGTAACACATCTCCTTCTTCCATTTGACCGGTGAAGGCTTCCATAAATCCATGGATAAATGAGCCAAACTGACCTACTACCATCTTGCCATCTCTATTAGCGATCATAGGGAAGCAATCACCTTGCTCGCGGATCCCTGGACTCATTGCCGTTCTAAATAAAACTGCATCCATTTCTTCGCGGGCATTTTTCAATGCATTTTCAATAATATCAACGGTAACCGTATCTGCTTCAACACGTTTAAGAGGAGCGCTATTGGTTTCAATAATTTTATTCATGATAAACTCCTACTACTTATTCTTGGTGTTAACAGGGTTAATTAACAAGTTACCAACTGAATCTACTGTGGCAACGTAACCAGGCAAAATCACGGTTGTCGAATCCATTTCACCTACAATGCAAGGTCCTGGCACTTTTAGGCCTACGCCCATCTTTGCACGTTCATAAATGGCCGCATCATGATATTGACCATCATGATAAATCTTAGTGTCGGCGATTTTGCAATCCACCAGCGCTGTAGTACCTGTAATCTGCTTACTTTCAGGCAACGCCGTAGAAGAAGCCGAGACGATAGCTCTTACCATTACAATTTCATGGCCATCATCAAGAGCAAAGGTAAACAATTGAGTATGTTCTTCGTCAAAGCGGTCGATTAATAGATTCAAACCCTGAGCTTCGAAATCAGCTT harbors:
- a CDS encoding DUF2891 domain-containing protein produces the protein MKIKAIYFLFGIYCSAAVSAPSTNTIEPSKAEVIDRFAELALECVHKEYPNIIKHMMTNDEDVKTPKRLYPAFYGCFDWHSSVHGHWLLTRIASQYPDSTHYQSIMASLNQSFTQQNLAAELAYFNRADTGTSFERPYGLAWFLQLTTELREWDNPKAKHWLNILTPLENKIVANVSDWLPKLSFPIRVGEHSQTAFAFGLMLDWSATAKNNEFSELLKANITRLYINDVNCPLAYEPSGQDFLSPCIAEADLMRRVLPTEQYAKWLSAFLPIIPNNGNAKWLDVATVVDKSDGKLAHLDGLNLSRAWMLEGIASALNVDDPRRASILNAAKAHKKSGIDSVIHDMHYMGSHWLGSFATYLETERGIR
- a CDS encoding glutathione S-transferase N-terminal domain-containing protein; its protein translation is MSFLVNFVRNFLGCIIALVDIITRPRKQKRSAQAQQQVEQEIQSMALYQFFACPFCIKTRRALHRLNLPIETRNASKGSEFRTELEQQGGKTKVPCLRISQDGKDTWMYESNDIIGYLEQRFGSVS
- a CDS encoding hydantoinase B/oxoprolinase family protein; its protein translation is MNKIIETNSAPLKRVEADTVTVDIIENALKNAREEMDAVLFRTAMSPGIREQGDCFPMIANRDGKMVVGQFGSFIHGFMEAFTGQMEEGDVLLTNDPYMCNAAVSHLPDWLVLVPIFREGRHIAWSAMFGHMSDNGGMVPGSIPIKAESIFQEGIRIPPTKLYKKGVLQTDILELILHNVRTPQWNRFDLNALVAACNTASKRVIEIADRFGDDVFYSTMEVMLERNHTAMSAIINMLVPEEPRVFEDYLCDDGVGKGPYKIRCKMWREGDKAIFDFDGTDPQAKSSINFYLNEDMFKMFFGSFTINLVDPQILFNDGFYDLVDVRIPQGSLLKPNYPAALSGRTHALGRIFDVMGGLLGQGAPEAMNAAGFSDSPHLFYSGYDDKGEWFQLFQIGFGGIPGRPAGDGPDGHSLWPGFTNVPNEFIEAYFPLRVEAYETIPDSGGVGLHRGGNGLSVGYRFLNDGQIAIHDDRWLTYPWGVNGGAPGMRSTKLLNRADGTEETLPAKCEGIEVKKGDILYFNTWGGGGWGDPLLREPQLVLDDIKRSLVTIEGALGYGVVIDNDLTINVQATADLRTKMAAERGDVSLFDFGGDIADIKARSLQETNLPAPQTPEF